In the Eptesicus fuscus isolate TK198812 chromosome 12, DD_ASM_mEF_20220401, whole genome shotgun sequence genome, one interval contains:
- the ZXDC gene encoding zinc finger protein ZXDC isoform X3, whose product MDLPALLAAPTPRGAQHGGGPGRLRRGPGPPPSPGPARRRLLLLRGSEDGGSGPRRGEAREAAAAAAGPGASPPPLEDDDGSFVVLLEVPRGAATEASGRREAEPGADASPAGRPQQGSSGAAPGPGAALGDTVAVGGQDLMVRLDRGVLTLASQPPPPGPPPPGPPPPGPPAQPREEAASPAEGRRGPPGPGALGYRCPEPQCSLSFAKKHQLKVHLLTHGGSQGRRPFKCPLDGCGWAFTTSYKLKRHLQSHDKLRPFGCPVGGCGKKFTTVYNLKAHMKGHEQENLFKCEVCTERFPTQAKLSSHQRSHFEPERPYKCDFPGCEKTFITVSALFSHNRAHFREQELFSCSFPGCSKQYDKACRLKIHLRSHTGERPFICDSDSCGWTFTSMSKLLRHKRKHDDDRRFICPVEGCGKSFTRAEHLKGHSITHLGTKPFECPVEGCCARFSARSSLYIHSKKHLQDVVAPKSRCPVSSCNRLFTSKHSMKAHVVRQHSRPPDLFPQLGAPSSLPLTSELSSPGQNELNNIDLAALFSDAPADGSSAAGASDEALTSGILTIDVTSVSSSLRGNLPNNSSLGPMDPLVLVAHNDIPPSLDSPLVLGTAATVLQQSNFNMDDVQTVSAGALGCLVALPVKNLSQDPQALTSSSSLPANTTTLTSSSTPPGNTSVPELLTSIKVEPDSPPGPGAVRQQERNRELSDGLPRFSEHRWCMVNGLQESGGSARTDSRAIQLAKKKKQKGTGSNAGASGSTQRKMKGGKVTPTHLYANQSGWLCGNLVVPGGGLPGPAPAAGVQCVQVQLLQEVHPAAGGAAGPEDTHCTGSTVNLQDLQ is encoded by the exons ATGGATCTCCCGGCGCTGCTCGCCGCCCCGACCCCGCGCGGGGCCCAACATGGCGGCGGCCCCGGCCGACTCCGCCGAGGCCCAGGCCcgccccccagcccgggccccgcgcgccgccgcctgctgctgctgcggggCTCCGAAGATGGCGGGTCGGGGCCGCGGCGAGGGGAGGCCagagaggcggcggcggcggcggcgggtccCGGTGCGAGCCCGCCGCCCCTCGAGGACGACGACGGCTCTTTCGTGGTGCTTCTGGAAGTGCCGCGCGGCGCCGCGACCGAGGCCTCCGGGCGGCGGGAGGCCGAGCCCGGCGCCGACGCGAGTCCTGCCGGCCGGCCCCAGCAGGGCTCCAGCGGCGCCGCCCCCGGCCCTGGCGCGGCCCTCGGGGACACCGTCGCCGTCGGCGGCCAGGACTTAATGGTGCGCCTGGACCGCGGCGTCCTCACTCTGGCCTCGCAGCCGCCGCCCCCCGGCCCGCCGCCCCCGGGTCCGCCGCCCCCGGGCCCGCCCGCGCAGCCGCGGGAGGAGGCCGCGAGCCCGGCTGAGGGCCGCCGCGGGCCCCCGGGTCCAGGCGCGCTCGGCTACCGCTGCCCCGAGCCGCAGTGCTCGCTCTCCTTCGCCAAGAAGCACCAGCTGAAGGTGCACCTGCTGACGCACGGCGGCAGCCAGGGCCGGCGGCCCTTCAAGTGCCCCCTGGACGGCTGCGGCTGGGCCTTCACCACCTCCTACAAGCTCAAGCGGCACCTGCAGTCGCACGACAAGCTGCGGCCCTTCGGCTGCCCGGTGGGCGGCTGCGGCAAGAAGTTCACCACGGTGTACAACCTCAAGGCGCACATGAAGGGCCACGAGCAGGAGAACTTGTTCAAGTGCGAGGTGTGCACGGAGCGCTTCCCCACGCAGGCCAAGCTCAGCTCTCACCAGCGCAGCCACTTCGAGCCCGAGCGGCCCTACAAGTGTGACTTTCCCG GCTGTGAGAAGACCTTCATCACGGTGAGTGCTCTGTTTTCCCATAACCGAGCCCACTTCAGAGAACAGGAGCTCTTTTCCTGCTCCTTTCCTGGTTGCAGCAAACAGTATGACAAAGCCTGTCGCCTGAAAATTCACCTGAGAAGTCATACAG gtGAAAGACCTTTTATTTGTGACTCTGACAGTTGTGGCTGGACCTTTACCAGCATGTCTAAACTCCTGAGGCACAAAAG GAAACACGATGACGATCGGAGGTTTATCTGTCCTGTGGAAGGCTGTGGGAAGTCATTCACGAGAGCAGAGCATCTGAAAGGCCACAGCATCACCCACCTGGGCACAAAGCCGTTTGAGTGTCCTGTGGAAG GGTGCTGTGCCAGGTTCTCCGCTCGTAGCAGTCTCTACATTCACTCCAAGAAACACCTGCAAGACGTGGTTGCTCCAAAAAGCCGTTGCCCGGTGTCCAGCTGTAATAGACTCTTCACCTCCAAGCACAGTATGAAAGCACATGTGGTCAGGCAGCACAGCCGGCCCCCAG ATCTCTTCCCTCAGCTAGGAGCTCCGAGTTCTCTTCCACTCACCAGTGAACTAAGCAGCCCAGGCCAAAATGAGCTCAACAACATTGACCTGGCCGCGCTCTTCTCTGATGCACCTGCTGATGGGAGTAGTGCAGCAGGGGCCTCGGACGAGGCGCTGACCTCTGGAATCCTGACTATTGATGTGActtctgtgagctcctctctcagAGGGAACCTCCCTAATAATAGTTCCTTAGGGCCTATGGATCCACTGGTCTTGGTGGCCCACAATGACATTCCTCCAAGCCTGGACAGCCCTCTTGTTCTTGGGACAGCAGCCACTGTTCTTCAGCAAAGCAACTTCAATATGGATGATGTGCAGACTGTAAGTGCAGGAGCATTAGGCTGTCTGGTAGCTCTCCCTGTGAAGAACTTGAGTCAGGACCCACAGGCTTTGACCTCCAGCAGCAGTTTACCAGCTAACACCACCACACTGACCTCTTCAAGCACCCCACCAGGAAACACCAGTGTCCCAGAACTGCTGACTTCAATCAAAGTGGAACCAGACTCGCCTCCTGGCCCTGGTGCTGTCAGGCAGCAAGAACGAAACAGAGAG CTGAGTGACGGGCTGCCTCGATTCTCTGAGCACAGATGGTGTATGGTGAATGGGTTACAG GAAAGTGGGGGCTCAGCAAGAACTGATTCCCGAGCCATTCAACTAGCcaagaaaaaaaagcagaaaggaaCTGGGAGCAATGCAG GAGCCTCAGGGTCTactcagagaaaaatgaaaggtgGCAAAGTCACTCCTACTCACTTGTATGCAAACCAGAGTGGTTGGTTGTGTGGGAACCTTGTGGTGCCCGGCGGAGGTCTGCCAGGACCAGCTCCAGCAGCTGGGGTGCAGTGTGTTCAGGTCCAGTTACTGCAG GAGGTGCATCCTGCAgctggaggggctgctgggcctgAGGACACGCACTGCACAGGCAGCACTGTCAACCTACAGGACCTGCAGTGA
- the ZXDC gene encoding zinc finger protein ZXDC isoform X2, with the protein MDLPALLAAPTPRGAQHGGGPGRLRRGPGPPPSPGPARRRLLLLRGSEDGGSGPRRGEAREAAAAAAGPGASPPPLEDDDGSFVVLLEVPRGAATEASGRREAEPGADASPAGRPQQGSSGAAPGPGAALGDTVAVGGQDLMVRLDRGVLTLASQPPPPGPPPPGPPPPGPPAQPREEAASPAEGRRGPPGPGALGYRCPEPQCSLSFAKKHQLKVHLLTHGGSQGRRPFKCPLDGCGWAFTTSYKLKRHLQSHDKLRPFGCPVGGCGKKFTTVYNLKAHMKGHEQENLFKCEVCTERFPTQAKLSSHQRSHFEPERPYKCDFPGCEKTFITVSALFSHNRAHFREQELFSCSFPGCSKQYDKACRLKIHLRSHTGERPFICDSDSCGWTFTSMSKLLRHKRKHDDDRRFICPVEGCGKSFTRAEHLKGHSITHLGTKPFECPVEGCCARFSARSSLYIHSKKHLQDVVAPKSRCPVSSCNRLFTSKHSMKAHVVRQHSRPPDLFPQLGAPSSLPLTSELSSPGQNELNNIDLAALFSDAPADGSSAAGASDEALTSGILTIDVTSVSSSLRGNLPNNSSLGPMDPLVLVAHNDIPPSLDSPLVLGTAATVLQQSNFNMDDVQTVSAGALGCLVALPVKNLSQDPQALTSSSSLPANTTTLTSSSTPPGNTSVPELLTSIKVEPDSPPGPGAVRQQERNREESGGSARTDSRAIQLAKKKKQKGTGSNAGASGSTQRKMKGGKVTPTHLYANQSGWLCGNLVVPGGGLPGPAPAAGVQCVQVQLLQDGPSGEGVLPVVLSPQSSTFHPLLAIGVPVYVLQEVHPAAGGAAGPEDTHCTGSTVNLQDLQ; encoded by the exons ATGGATCTCCCGGCGCTGCTCGCCGCCCCGACCCCGCGCGGGGCCCAACATGGCGGCGGCCCCGGCCGACTCCGCCGAGGCCCAGGCCcgccccccagcccgggccccgcgcgccgccgcctgctgctgctgcggggCTCCGAAGATGGCGGGTCGGGGCCGCGGCGAGGGGAGGCCagagaggcggcggcggcggcggcgggtccCGGTGCGAGCCCGCCGCCCCTCGAGGACGACGACGGCTCTTTCGTGGTGCTTCTGGAAGTGCCGCGCGGCGCCGCGACCGAGGCCTCCGGGCGGCGGGAGGCCGAGCCCGGCGCCGACGCGAGTCCTGCCGGCCGGCCCCAGCAGGGCTCCAGCGGCGCCGCCCCCGGCCCTGGCGCGGCCCTCGGGGACACCGTCGCCGTCGGCGGCCAGGACTTAATGGTGCGCCTGGACCGCGGCGTCCTCACTCTGGCCTCGCAGCCGCCGCCCCCCGGCCCGCCGCCCCCGGGTCCGCCGCCCCCGGGCCCGCCCGCGCAGCCGCGGGAGGAGGCCGCGAGCCCGGCTGAGGGCCGCCGCGGGCCCCCGGGTCCAGGCGCGCTCGGCTACCGCTGCCCCGAGCCGCAGTGCTCGCTCTCCTTCGCCAAGAAGCACCAGCTGAAGGTGCACCTGCTGACGCACGGCGGCAGCCAGGGCCGGCGGCCCTTCAAGTGCCCCCTGGACGGCTGCGGCTGGGCCTTCACCACCTCCTACAAGCTCAAGCGGCACCTGCAGTCGCACGACAAGCTGCGGCCCTTCGGCTGCCCGGTGGGCGGCTGCGGCAAGAAGTTCACCACGGTGTACAACCTCAAGGCGCACATGAAGGGCCACGAGCAGGAGAACTTGTTCAAGTGCGAGGTGTGCACGGAGCGCTTCCCCACGCAGGCCAAGCTCAGCTCTCACCAGCGCAGCCACTTCGAGCCCGAGCGGCCCTACAAGTGTGACTTTCCCG GCTGTGAGAAGACCTTCATCACGGTGAGTGCTCTGTTTTCCCATAACCGAGCCCACTTCAGAGAACAGGAGCTCTTTTCCTGCTCCTTTCCTGGTTGCAGCAAACAGTATGACAAAGCCTGTCGCCTGAAAATTCACCTGAGAAGTCATACAG gtGAAAGACCTTTTATTTGTGACTCTGACAGTTGTGGCTGGACCTTTACCAGCATGTCTAAACTCCTGAGGCACAAAAG GAAACACGATGACGATCGGAGGTTTATCTGTCCTGTGGAAGGCTGTGGGAAGTCATTCACGAGAGCAGAGCATCTGAAAGGCCACAGCATCACCCACCTGGGCACAAAGCCGTTTGAGTGTCCTGTGGAAG GGTGCTGTGCCAGGTTCTCCGCTCGTAGCAGTCTCTACATTCACTCCAAGAAACACCTGCAAGACGTGGTTGCTCCAAAAAGCCGTTGCCCGGTGTCCAGCTGTAATAGACTCTTCACCTCCAAGCACAGTATGAAAGCACATGTGGTCAGGCAGCACAGCCGGCCCCCAG ATCTCTTCCCTCAGCTAGGAGCTCCGAGTTCTCTTCCACTCACCAGTGAACTAAGCAGCCCAGGCCAAAATGAGCTCAACAACATTGACCTGGCCGCGCTCTTCTCTGATGCACCTGCTGATGGGAGTAGTGCAGCAGGGGCCTCGGACGAGGCGCTGACCTCTGGAATCCTGACTATTGATGTGActtctgtgagctcctctctcagAGGGAACCTCCCTAATAATAGTTCCTTAGGGCCTATGGATCCACTGGTCTTGGTGGCCCACAATGACATTCCTCCAAGCCTGGACAGCCCTCTTGTTCTTGGGACAGCAGCCACTGTTCTTCAGCAAAGCAACTTCAATATGGATGATGTGCAGACTGTAAGTGCAGGAGCATTAGGCTGTCTGGTAGCTCTCCCTGTGAAGAACTTGAGTCAGGACCCACAGGCTTTGACCTCCAGCAGCAGTTTACCAGCTAACACCACCACACTGACCTCTTCAAGCACCCCACCAGGAAACACCAGTGTCCCAGAACTGCTGACTTCAATCAAAGTGGAACCAGACTCGCCTCCTGGCCCTGGTGCTGTCAGGCAGCAAGAACGAAACAGAGAG GAAAGTGGGGGCTCAGCAAGAACTGATTCCCGAGCCATTCAACTAGCcaagaaaaaaaagcagaaaggaaCTGGGAGCAATGCAG GAGCCTCAGGGTCTactcagagaaaaatgaaaggtgGCAAAGTCACTCCTACTCACTTGTATGCAAACCAGAGTGGTTGGTTGTGTGGGAACCTTGTGGTGCCCGGCGGAGGTCTGCCAGGACCAGCTCCAGCAGCTGGGGTGCAGTGTGTTCAGGTCCAGTTACTGCAG gacgGCCCCTCAGGTGAAGGAGTCTTGCCAGTGGTGCTGAGCCCGCAGTCTTCCACCTTCCACCCCCTGCTCGCCATTGGTGTGCCCGTCTATGTCCTCCAG GAGGTGCATCCTGCAgctggaggggctgctgggcctgAGGACACGCACTGCACAGGCAGCACTGTCAACCTACAGGACCTGCAGTGA
- the ZXDC gene encoding zinc finger protein ZXDC isoform X1: MDLPALLAAPTPRGAQHGGGPGRLRRGPGPPPSPGPARRRLLLLRGSEDGGSGPRRGEAREAAAAAAGPGASPPPLEDDDGSFVVLLEVPRGAATEASGRREAEPGADASPAGRPQQGSSGAAPGPGAALGDTVAVGGQDLMVRLDRGVLTLASQPPPPGPPPPGPPPPGPPAQPREEAASPAEGRRGPPGPGALGYRCPEPQCSLSFAKKHQLKVHLLTHGGSQGRRPFKCPLDGCGWAFTTSYKLKRHLQSHDKLRPFGCPVGGCGKKFTTVYNLKAHMKGHEQENLFKCEVCTERFPTQAKLSSHQRSHFEPERPYKCDFPGCEKTFITVSALFSHNRAHFREQELFSCSFPGCSKQYDKACRLKIHLRSHTGERPFICDSDSCGWTFTSMSKLLRHKRKHDDDRRFICPVEGCGKSFTRAEHLKGHSITHLGTKPFECPVEGCCARFSARSSLYIHSKKHLQDVVAPKSRCPVSSCNRLFTSKHSMKAHVVRQHSRPPDLFPQLGAPSSLPLTSELSSPGQNELNNIDLAALFSDAPADGSSAAGASDEALTSGILTIDVTSVSSSLRGNLPNNSSLGPMDPLVLVAHNDIPPSLDSPLVLGTAATVLQQSNFNMDDVQTVSAGALGCLVALPVKNLSQDPQALTSSSSLPANTTTLTSSSTPPGNTSVPELLTSIKVEPDSPPGPGAVRQQERNRELSDGLPRFSEHRWCMVNGLQESGGSARTDSRAIQLAKKKKQKGTGSNAGASGSTQRKMKGGKVTPTHLYANQSGWLCGNLVVPGGGLPGPAPAAGVQCVQVQLLQDGPSGEGVLPVVLSPQSSTFHPLLAIGVPVYVLQEVHPAAGGAAGPEDTHCTGSTVNLQDLQ; the protein is encoded by the exons ATGGATCTCCCGGCGCTGCTCGCCGCCCCGACCCCGCGCGGGGCCCAACATGGCGGCGGCCCCGGCCGACTCCGCCGAGGCCCAGGCCcgccccccagcccgggccccgcgcgccgccgcctgctgctgctgcggggCTCCGAAGATGGCGGGTCGGGGCCGCGGCGAGGGGAGGCCagagaggcggcggcggcggcggcgggtccCGGTGCGAGCCCGCCGCCCCTCGAGGACGACGACGGCTCTTTCGTGGTGCTTCTGGAAGTGCCGCGCGGCGCCGCGACCGAGGCCTCCGGGCGGCGGGAGGCCGAGCCCGGCGCCGACGCGAGTCCTGCCGGCCGGCCCCAGCAGGGCTCCAGCGGCGCCGCCCCCGGCCCTGGCGCGGCCCTCGGGGACACCGTCGCCGTCGGCGGCCAGGACTTAATGGTGCGCCTGGACCGCGGCGTCCTCACTCTGGCCTCGCAGCCGCCGCCCCCCGGCCCGCCGCCCCCGGGTCCGCCGCCCCCGGGCCCGCCCGCGCAGCCGCGGGAGGAGGCCGCGAGCCCGGCTGAGGGCCGCCGCGGGCCCCCGGGTCCAGGCGCGCTCGGCTACCGCTGCCCCGAGCCGCAGTGCTCGCTCTCCTTCGCCAAGAAGCACCAGCTGAAGGTGCACCTGCTGACGCACGGCGGCAGCCAGGGCCGGCGGCCCTTCAAGTGCCCCCTGGACGGCTGCGGCTGGGCCTTCACCACCTCCTACAAGCTCAAGCGGCACCTGCAGTCGCACGACAAGCTGCGGCCCTTCGGCTGCCCGGTGGGCGGCTGCGGCAAGAAGTTCACCACGGTGTACAACCTCAAGGCGCACATGAAGGGCCACGAGCAGGAGAACTTGTTCAAGTGCGAGGTGTGCACGGAGCGCTTCCCCACGCAGGCCAAGCTCAGCTCTCACCAGCGCAGCCACTTCGAGCCCGAGCGGCCCTACAAGTGTGACTTTCCCG GCTGTGAGAAGACCTTCATCACGGTGAGTGCTCTGTTTTCCCATAACCGAGCCCACTTCAGAGAACAGGAGCTCTTTTCCTGCTCCTTTCCTGGTTGCAGCAAACAGTATGACAAAGCCTGTCGCCTGAAAATTCACCTGAGAAGTCATACAG gtGAAAGACCTTTTATTTGTGACTCTGACAGTTGTGGCTGGACCTTTACCAGCATGTCTAAACTCCTGAGGCACAAAAG GAAACACGATGACGATCGGAGGTTTATCTGTCCTGTGGAAGGCTGTGGGAAGTCATTCACGAGAGCAGAGCATCTGAAAGGCCACAGCATCACCCACCTGGGCACAAAGCCGTTTGAGTGTCCTGTGGAAG GGTGCTGTGCCAGGTTCTCCGCTCGTAGCAGTCTCTACATTCACTCCAAGAAACACCTGCAAGACGTGGTTGCTCCAAAAAGCCGTTGCCCGGTGTCCAGCTGTAATAGACTCTTCACCTCCAAGCACAGTATGAAAGCACATGTGGTCAGGCAGCACAGCCGGCCCCCAG ATCTCTTCCCTCAGCTAGGAGCTCCGAGTTCTCTTCCACTCACCAGTGAACTAAGCAGCCCAGGCCAAAATGAGCTCAACAACATTGACCTGGCCGCGCTCTTCTCTGATGCACCTGCTGATGGGAGTAGTGCAGCAGGGGCCTCGGACGAGGCGCTGACCTCTGGAATCCTGACTATTGATGTGActtctgtgagctcctctctcagAGGGAACCTCCCTAATAATAGTTCCTTAGGGCCTATGGATCCACTGGTCTTGGTGGCCCACAATGACATTCCTCCAAGCCTGGACAGCCCTCTTGTTCTTGGGACAGCAGCCACTGTTCTTCAGCAAAGCAACTTCAATATGGATGATGTGCAGACTGTAAGTGCAGGAGCATTAGGCTGTCTGGTAGCTCTCCCTGTGAAGAACTTGAGTCAGGACCCACAGGCTTTGACCTCCAGCAGCAGTTTACCAGCTAACACCACCACACTGACCTCTTCAAGCACCCCACCAGGAAACACCAGTGTCCCAGAACTGCTGACTTCAATCAAAGTGGAACCAGACTCGCCTCCTGGCCCTGGTGCTGTCAGGCAGCAAGAACGAAACAGAGAG CTGAGTGACGGGCTGCCTCGATTCTCTGAGCACAGATGGTGTATGGTGAATGGGTTACAG GAAAGTGGGGGCTCAGCAAGAACTGATTCCCGAGCCATTCAACTAGCcaagaaaaaaaagcagaaaggaaCTGGGAGCAATGCAG GAGCCTCAGGGTCTactcagagaaaaatgaaaggtgGCAAAGTCACTCCTACTCACTTGTATGCAAACCAGAGTGGTTGGTTGTGTGGGAACCTTGTGGTGCCCGGCGGAGGTCTGCCAGGACCAGCTCCAGCAGCTGGGGTGCAGTGTGTTCAGGTCCAGTTACTGCAG gacgGCCCCTCAGGTGAAGGAGTCTTGCCAGTGGTGCTGAGCCCGCAGTCTTCCACCTTCCACCCCCTGCTCGCCATTGGTGTGCCCGTCTATGTCCTCCAG GAGGTGCATCCTGCAgctggaggggctgctgggcctgAGGACACGCACTGCACAGGCAGCACTGTCAACCTACAGGACCTGCAGTGA
- the ZXDC gene encoding zinc finger protein ZXDC isoform X4 gives MDLPALLAAPTPRGAQHGGGPGRLRRGPGPPPSPGPARRRLLLLRGSEDGGSGPRRGEAREAAAAAAGPGASPPPLEDDDGSFVVLLEVPRGAATEASGRREAEPGADASPAGRPQQGSSGAAPGPGAALGDTVAVGGQDLMVRLDRGVLTLASQPPPPGPPPPGPPPPGPPAQPREEAASPAEGRRGPPGPGALGYRCPEPQCSLSFAKKHQLKVHLLTHGGSQGRRPFKCPLDGCGWAFTTSYKLKRHLQSHDKLRPFGCPVGGCGKKFTTVYNLKAHMKGHEQENLFKCEVCTERFPTQAKLSSHQRSHFEPERPYKCDFPGCEKTFITVSALFSHNRAHFREQELFSCSFPGCSKQYDKACRLKIHLRSHTGERPFICDSDSCGWTFTSMSKLLRHKRKHDDDRRFICPVEGCGKSFTRAEHLKGHSITHLGTKPFECPVEGCCARFSARSSLYIHSKKHLQDVVAPKSRCPVSSCNRLFTSKHSMKAHVVRQHSRPPDLFPQLGAPSSLPLTSELSSPGQNELNNIDLAALFSDAPADGSSAAGASDEALTSGILTIDVTSVSSSLRGNLPNNSSLGPMDPLVLVAHNDIPPSLDSPLVLGTAATVLQQSNFNMDDVQTVSAGALGCLVALPVKNLSQDPQALTSSSSLPANTTTLTSSSTPPGNTSVPELLTSIKVEPDSPPGPGAVRQQERNRELSDGLPRFSEHRWCMVNGLQESGGSARTDSRAIQLAKKKKQKGTGSNAGGASCSWRGCWA, from the exons ATGGATCTCCCGGCGCTGCTCGCCGCCCCGACCCCGCGCGGGGCCCAACATGGCGGCGGCCCCGGCCGACTCCGCCGAGGCCCAGGCCcgccccccagcccgggccccgcgcgccgccgcctgctgctgctgcggggCTCCGAAGATGGCGGGTCGGGGCCGCGGCGAGGGGAGGCCagagaggcggcggcggcggcggcgggtccCGGTGCGAGCCCGCCGCCCCTCGAGGACGACGACGGCTCTTTCGTGGTGCTTCTGGAAGTGCCGCGCGGCGCCGCGACCGAGGCCTCCGGGCGGCGGGAGGCCGAGCCCGGCGCCGACGCGAGTCCTGCCGGCCGGCCCCAGCAGGGCTCCAGCGGCGCCGCCCCCGGCCCTGGCGCGGCCCTCGGGGACACCGTCGCCGTCGGCGGCCAGGACTTAATGGTGCGCCTGGACCGCGGCGTCCTCACTCTGGCCTCGCAGCCGCCGCCCCCCGGCCCGCCGCCCCCGGGTCCGCCGCCCCCGGGCCCGCCCGCGCAGCCGCGGGAGGAGGCCGCGAGCCCGGCTGAGGGCCGCCGCGGGCCCCCGGGTCCAGGCGCGCTCGGCTACCGCTGCCCCGAGCCGCAGTGCTCGCTCTCCTTCGCCAAGAAGCACCAGCTGAAGGTGCACCTGCTGACGCACGGCGGCAGCCAGGGCCGGCGGCCCTTCAAGTGCCCCCTGGACGGCTGCGGCTGGGCCTTCACCACCTCCTACAAGCTCAAGCGGCACCTGCAGTCGCACGACAAGCTGCGGCCCTTCGGCTGCCCGGTGGGCGGCTGCGGCAAGAAGTTCACCACGGTGTACAACCTCAAGGCGCACATGAAGGGCCACGAGCAGGAGAACTTGTTCAAGTGCGAGGTGTGCACGGAGCGCTTCCCCACGCAGGCCAAGCTCAGCTCTCACCAGCGCAGCCACTTCGAGCCCGAGCGGCCCTACAAGTGTGACTTTCCCG GCTGTGAGAAGACCTTCATCACGGTGAGTGCTCTGTTTTCCCATAACCGAGCCCACTTCAGAGAACAGGAGCTCTTTTCCTGCTCCTTTCCTGGTTGCAGCAAACAGTATGACAAAGCCTGTCGCCTGAAAATTCACCTGAGAAGTCATACAG gtGAAAGACCTTTTATTTGTGACTCTGACAGTTGTGGCTGGACCTTTACCAGCATGTCTAAACTCCTGAGGCACAAAAG GAAACACGATGACGATCGGAGGTTTATCTGTCCTGTGGAAGGCTGTGGGAAGTCATTCACGAGAGCAGAGCATCTGAAAGGCCACAGCATCACCCACCTGGGCACAAAGCCGTTTGAGTGTCCTGTGGAAG GGTGCTGTGCCAGGTTCTCCGCTCGTAGCAGTCTCTACATTCACTCCAAGAAACACCTGCAAGACGTGGTTGCTCCAAAAAGCCGTTGCCCGGTGTCCAGCTGTAATAGACTCTTCACCTCCAAGCACAGTATGAAAGCACATGTGGTCAGGCAGCACAGCCGGCCCCCAG ATCTCTTCCCTCAGCTAGGAGCTCCGAGTTCTCTTCCACTCACCAGTGAACTAAGCAGCCCAGGCCAAAATGAGCTCAACAACATTGACCTGGCCGCGCTCTTCTCTGATGCACCTGCTGATGGGAGTAGTGCAGCAGGGGCCTCGGACGAGGCGCTGACCTCTGGAATCCTGACTATTGATGTGActtctgtgagctcctctctcagAGGGAACCTCCCTAATAATAGTTCCTTAGGGCCTATGGATCCACTGGTCTTGGTGGCCCACAATGACATTCCTCCAAGCCTGGACAGCCCTCTTGTTCTTGGGACAGCAGCCACTGTTCTTCAGCAAAGCAACTTCAATATGGATGATGTGCAGACTGTAAGTGCAGGAGCATTAGGCTGTCTGGTAGCTCTCCCTGTGAAGAACTTGAGTCAGGACCCACAGGCTTTGACCTCCAGCAGCAGTTTACCAGCTAACACCACCACACTGACCTCTTCAAGCACCCCACCAGGAAACACCAGTGTCCCAGAACTGCTGACTTCAATCAAAGTGGAACCAGACTCGCCTCCTGGCCCTGGTGCTGTCAGGCAGCAAGAACGAAACAGAGAG CTGAGTGACGGGCTGCCTCGATTCTCTGAGCACAGATGGTGTATGGTGAATGGGTTACAG GAAAGTGGGGGCTCAGCAAGAACTGATTCCCGAGCCATTCAACTAGCcaagaaaaaaaagcagaaaggaaCTGGGAGCAATGCAG GAGGTGCATCCTGCAgctggaggggctgctgggcctgA